From a single Francisella halioticida genomic region:
- the accD gene encoding acetyl-CoA carboxylase, carboxyltransferase subunit beta, which produces MSWLTRVISRSLGTNAQKKDMPSGIWSQCPSCQVTLYSEELQNNKSVCPHCNYHYRISARHRLNIFFDRDSTTEHFANIAPIDILKFKDTKAYKDRLAQAQKKTEEQDALVVMDGTVKDLPIVAAAFNFMFLGGSMGSVVGEKFVRGVKLAMEKKIPFICFTASGGARMQESLFSLMQMSKTSAALQKLAEAKLPYLVILTDPTTGGVSASLAMLGDVHLAEPKALIGFAGPRVIEQTVREKLPEGFQRSEFLVEKGMVDMIVDRRNLRSEVSKLIDKLMPNLTKINHSQALEYKAEEQA; this is translated from the coding sequence ATGAGTTGGTTAACAAGAGTAATAAGTAGAAGTTTAGGTACAAATGCTCAGAAGAAAGATATGCCTTCAGGTATATGGAGCCAATGTCCAAGTTGTCAAGTAACTTTATATTCAGAAGAGTTGCAAAATAACAAATCAGTTTGTCCACATTGTAACTATCACTATAGAATATCAGCAAGACATAGATTAAATATTTTCTTTGATAGAGATAGTACAACTGAACATTTCGCAAACATAGCGCCTATTGATATACTTAAGTTTAAAGATACAAAAGCTTATAAAGATAGATTAGCTCAAGCCCAAAAGAAAACAGAAGAGCAAGATGCCTTGGTTGTTATGGATGGAACTGTAAAAGATCTTCCTATAGTTGCCGCAGCATTTAACTTTATGTTTCTCGGTGGTTCTATGGGCTCTGTAGTTGGTGAGAAATTTGTTAGAGGCGTTAAGCTAGCTATGGAGAAAAAGATACCATTCATTTGCTTTACGGCAAGTGGAGGAGCTAGAATGCAAGAATCTTTGTTTTCACTTATGCAAATGTCAAAAACAAGTGCAGCACTACAAAAGCTAGCAGAAGCTAAGCTTCCGTATTTAGTTATTCTAACAGATCCTACTACAGGTGGGGTTTCTGCGTCTTTAGCAATGTTGGGGGATGTTCATCTTGCTGAGCCAAAAGCATTAATTGGTTTTGCAGGACCAAGAGTTATTGAGCAAACTGTTAGAGAGAAGCTACCTGAAGGATTCCAGAGGAGTGAGTTTTTAGTAGAAAAAGGTATGGTTGATATGATTGTGGATCGTAGGAACTTAAGAAGTGAAGTTTCTAAGTTAATAGATAAGCTAATGCCAAATCTTACGAAAATAAATCATTCTCAAGCTTTAGAATATAAAGCAGAAGAACAAGCTTAG
- a CDS encoding Mur ligase family protein, whose amino-acid sequence MSVEVKIAKIMANSDALACNSQDLLFILDRFNFNKKFKIITIAGTNGKGTTVAMLEELLTTNNKTVLSYTSPHIFKFNERISLNKKSICDSVLLELLERLEEITFDYRLSYYQIAFLCVCMYSQRIEIDYLILEAGIGGRLDAVNIMDPDITAITNIDFDHCEILGDTLEKIGLEKVAISRKAIPLFLGFKMPNSVYEYAEAAEAIIYNDKYEYSSKECFTHSYNIAMGIAEYLFNKMQISYIPKLDDVRANARFKLLKSNDSNRSYVVVDVAHNPASVSHLFRLLESKFDSTKIKYEAIFGILASKDISRILSIAKKYIYKWEIIDLKNLDSRALSICKVKQEFRQQHILKVDYNKDLSSVYLSKKNTVTIVFGSFVLAGEFIKKYEKHNS is encoded by the coding sequence ATGAGTGTCGAAGTAAAGATAGCTAAAATCATGGCTAATAGCGATGCTCTTGCATGTAACTCTCAAGACTTATTATTTATATTAGACAGATTTAACTTTAATAAAAAATTTAAAATTATAACTATTGCTGGTACTAATGGTAAAGGTACTACGGTGGCAATGCTAGAAGAGTTATTAACAACTAATAATAAAACTGTCCTAAGTTATACATCCCCTCATATATTTAAATTTAATGAGAGAATTTCTCTAAACAAGAAATCTATTTGTGATAGTGTCTTATTAGAGTTGCTAGAGCGTCTAGAAGAAATAACTTTTGATTATAGGCTATCTTACTATCAGATAGCATTTTTATGTGTGTGTATGTATTCTCAAAGAATAGAGATAGATTATTTAATATTAGAAGCCGGTATTGGTGGACGTCTTGATGCAGTTAATATAATGGATCCGGATATAACAGCTATAACAAATATTGATTTTGATCATTGTGAGATTCTTGGAGATACTTTAGAAAAAATAGGTCTTGAGAAAGTTGCTATATCAAGAAAAGCTATCCCGTTATTTTTAGGTTTTAAGATGCCAAACAGCGTCTATGAATATGCAGAAGCCGCAGAAGCTATAATTTATAATGATAAATATGAGTATAGTTCTAAAGAGTGTTTCACACATAGTTATAATATTGCTATGGGAATTGCTGAATATCTTTTTAATAAGATGCAGATTAGTTATATTCCAAAATTAGACGATGTAAGAGCAAATGCAAGATTTAAGCTGCTTAAAAGTAATGATAGTAACAGAAGTTATGTTGTTGTTGATGTTGCGCATAATCCCGCGTCAGTAAGCCATTTATTTAGACTATTGGAAAGTAAGTTTGATTCCACAAAAATTAAATATGAAGCTATATTTGGAATTTTAGCAAGCAAAGATATATCTAGGATTTTATCTATTGCTAAAAAATATATCTATAAATGGGAGATTATTGACCTTAAGAATTTGGACTCTAGAGCCTTAAGTATATGTAAGGTTAAGCAAGAGTTTAGGCAACAACATATTTTAAAAGTTGATTATAATAAAGATTTAAGTAGTGTTTATTTATCAAAGAAGAATACTGTAACAATAGTTTTTGGGTCATTTGTTTTAGCTGGAGAATTTATAAAAAAATATGAAAAGCATAATAGTTAA
- the tsaE gene encoding tRNA (adenosine(37)-N6)-threonylcarbamoyltransferase complex ATPase subunit type 1 TsaE, whose amino-acid sequence MKSIIVNNEEQMFEFAKDYAKNLVPGTVVFLYGDLGAGKTTFVKGIIKSLGYKGNVKSPTYTLVEDYQLNNFNIYHFDLYRLADPEELEWIGARDYFNEDSICFIEWPERAKGFLPKKASKIFIKYLSNGRLVEF is encoded by the coding sequence ATGAAAAGCATAATAGTTAACAATGAAGAGCAAATGTTTGAATTTGCTAAAGACTATGCTAAAAATTTAGTACCTGGGACAGTGGTGTTTTTATATGGAGATCTTGGCGCTGGTAAGACAACTTTTGTTAAAGGTATTATCAAATCCTTAGGTTATAAAGGAAATGTTAAAAGTCCTACATATACTTTAGTTGAGGATTATCAGCTTAATAATTTTAATATTTATCATTTTGATTTATATAGATTAGCAGATCCAGAGGAGCTTGAGTGGATAGGTGCTAGAGATTATTTTAATGAAGATAGTATATGTTTTATTGAGTGGCCTGAAAGAGCAAAAGGTTTCCTACCTAAAAAAGCTTCCAAAATTTTTATAAAATATTTATCGAATGGCAGACTGGTTGAATTTTGA
- a CDS encoding tetratricopeptide repeat protein, with translation MKAKFIVAFLSVLFFSSSYATLEQCYKNGANNDYEKVLESCKPYNKTDAGATGLLAKAYIQLDENDESALNDALWVVDFYKKNGITAHDKKSYAYLLYVVGELYYFGSNDIRVNQEKGLKYIIGAAKLGYAIAQNQLGNFYVRAGGVPTPNFAKAYKWYKLAIANGSLEARSAFLINNEQSFIEKYPYCISQGKTFIGDAFFIGEGDLPKNINEALKWYKNAYKIDHISPVEVGLAKAYIAKGNIKLAKKYAHEAIEQPYASAFVVAAELSDSNLDKYAYLSQAVELFKTPALNFWNKFNAYCRPDLSDNGLKYAQAELSKLKLSQEELTQANKKVKDFQNHWQKVPTNNSSYK, from the coding sequence ATGAAGGCCAAATTTATAGTTGCTTTTTTATCTGTACTATTTTTTAGCTCATCATATGCAACTTTGGAGCAATGCTATAAAAATGGAGCTAATAATGACTATGAAAAAGTTTTAGAATCTTGTAAACCATACAATAAAACTGATGCAGGGGCAACTGGGTTGCTGGCAAAAGCTTATATTCAGCTTGATGAGAATGATGAAAGTGCCTTAAATGATGCATTATGGGTGGTTGATTTTTATAAAAAAAATGGCATAACTGCACATGATAAAAAGTCATATGCTTATTTATTGTATGTAGTTGGTGAGCTATATTATTTTGGTTCGAACGATATCAGGGTTAATCAAGAAAAAGGTCTTAAATACATAATTGGAGCAGCTAAATTAGGCTATGCAATTGCACAAAATCAACTAGGTAATTTTTATGTAAGAGCTGGTGGTGTTCCAACACCAAACTTTGCGAAAGCATATAAGTGGTATAAGCTTGCTATAGCTAATGGTAGTCTGGAAGCACGTAGTGCGTTTTTAATAAATAATGAACAAAGTTTTATTGAAAAATACCCTTACTGTATATCTCAAGGTAAAACATTCATAGGAGATGCTTTCTTTATAGGAGAAGGAGATTTACCTAAAAATATTAATGAAGCGCTTAAGTGGTATAAAAACGCTTATAAAATAGATCATATATCTCCAGTTGAAGTAGGCTTGGCAAAAGCATATATAGCTAAAGGAAATATAAAACTAGCAAAAAAATATGCTCATGAAGCTATAGAGCAGCCATATGCTTCTGCATTTGTTGTAGCAGCTGAACTATCTGATAGTAATTTAGATAAATATGCTTATTTAAGTCAAGCTGTAGAGTTATTTAAAACTCCCGCGCTTAATTTTTGGAATAAGTTTAACGCGTATTGTCGCCCTGATTTATCGGATAATGGCTTAAAATATGCACAAGCTGAATTATCTAAACTTAAACTATCTCAAGAAGAGCTAACACAAGCAAACAAAAAAGTAAAAGACTTCCAGAATCATTGGCAAAAAGTACCAACAAATAATTCATCTTATAAATAA
- the murJ gene encoding murein biosynthesis integral membrane protein MurJ: MKKFFSNNLIVSFFLLLSKILGFVRDLLLASFFGSSFGLQAFLIAFRFPEFIRKVTSSGALTQIVNPYLKTRIRSSDKKFIVTILYFIGILMLMMTLIAILFSNLWTDIYAYGFIDKSNSYKLIKDMFVVMIPYIFFNSIMGFIAAILNSYSRYLISSFLPMILNIVMIIGIIVSPNFNIPIYSIAYSVLVAGVIQLSVGFCALYKLTGNLIINKDVILLKDIRSRIFLKKLPVAFFGTAILQINSLIETFFASFLISGSLAWLYYADRVNQFLYGVFGTAIAIVMIPYLMNCKANKDKFIKTLAWIIKLILLITIPAIVGLFILAKPIVITLFYYGQFSFGDVEFTYLAMLGYLLSLFCFVIVRVVISALYVQNRTSIVFYISLGCLILSIVLDSVVVCFLANDEYAFMYLAFASSAVSLINLFIQLLILSEFSFKNFCKVYLPFTILLRIFIASLFMIMVLKLFNLSDRYWIALSMFGRLKSICLIVFSGFVAYISVIASLGIFRSLKVIDYNTP, translated from the coding sequence ATGAAAAAATTCTTTTCTAATAATTTAATAGTTTCTTTTTTTTTACTTTTATCAAAAATCTTAGGTTTTGTCAGGGATTTGCTGCTGGCAAGCTTTTTTGGTAGTAGTTTTGGGTTACAGGCTTTCCTGATAGCTTTTAGGTTTCCTGAGTTTATTCGTAAGGTTACTTCATCTGGAGCATTAACCCAGATAGTAAATCCTTATTTGAAAACAAGGATAAGATCCAGTGATAAAAAGTTTATTGTAACTATATTATATTTTATAGGCATATTGATGTTAATGATGACATTAATAGCAATCTTATTTAGCAATCTATGGACAGATATATATGCCTATGGTTTTATTGATAAAAGTAATTCTTATAAGCTAATAAAAGATATGTTTGTAGTTATGATACCTTATATATTTTTTAATAGTATAATGGGGTTTATAGCCGCAATATTAAATAGTTACAGTCGTTATTTAATATCATCATTTTTGCCGATGATTTTGAATATTGTAATGATAATAGGGATAATTGTGTCTCCAAATTTTAATATTCCCATCTATAGTATTGCATATAGTGTTTTGGTGGCTGGAGTTATTCAATTATCAGTAGGATTTTGTGCATTGTATAAGCTTACTGGGAATCTAATAATCAATAAAGATGTTATTTTATTGAAAGATATAAGATCAAGGATTTTTTTAAAAAAGCTTCCTGTAGCTTTTTTTGGCACAGCAATATTGCAGATAAATTCACTAATAGAAACATTTTTTGCTTCATTTTTGATATCGGGAAGTTTGGCTTGGTTATATTATGCAGATAGAGTAAATCAGTTTTTGTATGGAGTTTTTGGTACAGCAATAGCTATTGTGATGATTCCATATTTAATGAATTGTAAAGCTAATAAAGATAAATTTATCAAAACTTTGGCATGGATTATAAAACTTATATTGCTAATAACAATTCCTGCTATTGTTGGATTATTTATATTGGCTAAACCTATTGTGATTACATTATTTTATTATGGGCAGTTTAGCTTTGGAGATGTGGAGTTTACATATTTAGCAATGCTAGGTTACCTACTTTCATTATTTTGTTTTGTGATTGTTAGAGTTGTTATATCTGCCTTATATGTTCAAAATCGAACTTCAATAGTTTTTTATATAAGTCTTGGATGCTTAATATTGAGTATTGTCTTAGATAGTGTGGTTGTATGTTTTCTTGCTAATGATGAGTATGCTTTTATGTATTTAGCTTTTGCTAGTTCTGCCGTATCTTTAATTAATTTATTTATTCAACTCTTGATTTTATCTGAGTTTAGTTTTAAAAACTTTTGTAAGGTTTATTTACCTTTTACTATTTTGTTAAGAATATTCATAGCATCTTTATTTATGATTATGGTGCTAAAGTTGTTTAATTTAAGTGATAGATATTGGATTGCACTATCAATGTTTGGTAGGCTAAAAAGTATATGCTTAATAGTATTTTCTGGTTTTGTAGCTTATATAAGTGTGATAGCTAGTTTAGGAATATTTAGGTCATTAAAAGTAATAGATTATAATACCCCATGA
- a CDS encoding transposase — translation MSNKRKIYTVEFKTKVVLEVLGKDQTITQLSVKYNITHKNINN, via the coding sequence ATGAGTAATAAGAGAAAAATATATACCGTTGAATTTAAGACTAAAGTTGTCTTGGAAGTATTGGGGAAAGATCAAACAATCACACAGTTATCAGTAAAATATAATATTACGCACAAAAACATAAATAATTGA
- a CDS encoding IS3 family transposase, with the protein MDPSKSVSQYKKDNAKLQTKIDQYSKKVGQLTIEKEFLEVKLVSLGLSDRKAMIDPKHKLSVVKQSCLLEVSRAGLYYKPVVNEHKEEVKAKLIQIHEEIPCYGYIKAHKQLIEDGFSICENTVQKYRKELGIKAILAVKKPNLNLSEPNKEHAIYSYKLKGLSILRPNQVWSTDITYIKTDAGTVYMAAIIDWYSKAVLSWEISNTMDSSLVMKVLNEALYKYGVPEIFNTDQGSQYTSNIHIQTLLDKKITISMDGKGRATDNICIERFWRSAKCERFYLNQYPGIVELRNDVDDYIDFYNNRRFHESINYKKPMEFYYDNLLEKRAA; encoded by the coding sequence ATGGATCCATCCAAATCAGTATCACAATATAAAAAAGACAATGCAAAGCTTCAAACCAAGATAGATCAGTATTCTAAGAAGGTTGGACAACTAACAATTGAGAAGGAATTTCTTGAGGTAAAGCTCGTAAGCTTGGGATTATCTGATAGAAAAGCGATGATTGATCCTAAGCATAAATTATCTGTTGTAAAACAAAGTTGCTTATTAGAAGTTTCTAGAGCTGGTTTATATTACAAGCCTGTGGTTAACGAACATAAAGAAGAAGTAAAAGCAAAGCTTATACAGATACATGAGGAGATTCCCTGCTACGGCTATATAAAAGCTCATAAGCAATTAATAGAAGATGGGTTTAGCATCTGTGAGAACACAGTACAAAAGTATCGTAAAGAGTTAGGCATCAAAGCTATATTGGCGGTGAAAAAACCAAACTTAAACTTATCTGAACCTAACAAAGAGCATGCTATTTATAGTTACAAACTAAAAGGTTTAAGCATATTGAGACCTAATCAAGTTTGGTCTACAGATATTACATATATTAAGACTGATGCTGGCACAGTTTATATGGCAGCTATTATTGATTGGTACTCTAAGGCTGTACTAAGTTGGGAGATATCCAACACTATGGATAGTAGTTTAGTTATGAAAGTTTTAAATGAAGCTCTGTATAAATATGGAGTACCAGAAATATTTAACACTGATCAAGGTAGCCAGTACACATCTAACATTCATATCCAAACATTATTGGATAAAAAAATTACTATATCTATGGATGGTAAAGGTAGAGCAACTGATAACATTTGCATCGAAAGATTTTGGAGAAGTGCTAAATGTGAGAGATTTTATTTAAATCAATATCCTGGCATTGTTGAACTAAGAAACGATGTGGATGATTATATAGATTTTTATAATAATAGAAGATTTCATGAGTCTATCAATTATAAAAAACCTATGGAATTTTATTACGATAACTTATTGGAAAAACGGGCGGCTTAG
- the gshA gene encoding glutamate--cysteine ligase translates to MYDFKKTNNLRGIERETLRIKLNGELTNSHHPYKLGHKLTNESITVDFSENLLELITSPHLNIDSVFAELESLGAFTLQNMSSDEITLNTSMPLSVDENEIQEADFGKSNSGRMKQVYRKGLSARYGKVMQIIAGIHYNFSFDKKLIQAKADQENMSFSDVYFSVINNYFGFMWLLPYLFGASPICAKTSVKNKPDYLIDLDDEFYVGKYSTSLRLSDLGYTSPAQKDLTISYNDVNSYVRDLIHATDEVFDEYKTIGLCNSDGEIIQLNESVLQIENEYYSAIRPKQVAKRCERPACALYNRGVEYIEVRVLDVDPFATSGISKTTALFVEAMLMACLEESPKKYDKASIKQAKQNLTAVAIDGRNPQLKLHKLSNNTEVLLKDYALELFEKIESIAKKMPTEYLEAVRSEKRKVLDISETPSARIVAIAKQQGYKNFALEISKNVSEKFKDYKISAEIESKLKEQAGNSIVTEKQLAKNDSISLDEYISRYYKSSKGCC, encoded by the coding sequence ATGTACGATTTCAAAAAAACAAATAATCTTAGAGGAATAGAGAGAGAGACTTTGCGTATCAAGCTAAATGGTGAGTTAACTAACTCTCATCATCCATATAAGCTTGGGCATAAGTTGACTAATGAAAGCATAACAGTTGATTTTTCTGAAAATTTACTTGAGTTAATTACATCTCCACATTTAAATATTGATAGTGTTTTTGCTGAGTTAGAATCTCTGGGAGCATTTACTTTACAAAATATGTCGAGTGATGAAATAACTTTAAATACAAGCATGCCTTTATCAGTAGATGAGAATGAAATTCAAGAAGCTGACTTCGGCAAATCTAATTCTGGTAGAATGAAACAGGTTTATCGTAAAGGCTTGTCTGCTAGGTATGGAAAAGTTATGCAGATCATTGCTGGGATCCATTATAACTTTTCATTTGATAAAAAATTGATTCAAGCTAAAGCAGATCAAGAAAATATGTCTTTTTCAGATGTTTATTTCAGCGTGATAAATAACTATTTTGGGTTTATGTGGCTATTACCTTATTTATTTGGAGCTAGTCCAATATGTGCGAAAACTTCTGTTAAAAATAAGCCAGATTATCTGATAGATTTAGATGATGAGTTTTATGTTGGTAAGTATTCTACAAGCCTTAGATTGAGTGATCTTGGCTATACAAGTCCAGCACAAAAAGATTTAACGATATCTTACAATGATGTTAATTCTTATGTAAGAGATTTAATACACGCTACAGATGAAGTATTTGATGAATATAAAACTATAGGTTTATGTAATTCTGATGGAGAAATAATTCAGTTAAATGAGAGTGTTTTACAGATAGAGAATGAATACTATAGTGCAATTAGACCAAAACAGGTTGCTAAAAGGTGTGAAAGGCCAGCATGTGCTTTATATAATAGAGGCGTTGAGTATATAGAAGTTAGAGTCTTAGATGTTGATCCTTTTGCAACAAGTGGGATAAGTAAAACTACAGCTTTATTTGTCGAAGCAATGCTCATGGCTTGTTTGGAAGAAAGTCCAAAAAAATATGATAAAGCCTCTATAAAACAGGCCAAACAAAATTTAACAGCAGTTGCCATAGATGGGCGTAATCCACAACTTAAACTTCATAAACTTAGTAATAATACTGAAGTCTTATTGAAAGACTATGCATTAGAGCTATTTGAGAAAATAGAGAGCATAGCTAAAAAAATGCCAACAGAGTATTTAGAGGCAGTCAGATCTGAAAAGCGAAAGGTATTAGATATATCTGAAACCCCATCAGCTAGGATAGTTGCTATTGCAAAGCAACAAGGATATAAAAACTTTGCCTTAGAGATTTCTAAGAATGTATCTGAAAAATTTAAAGACTATAAAATTTCAGCAGAAATAGAGTCGAAATTAAAAGAGCAAGCTGGTAACTCTATTGTTACAGAAAAACAGCTTGCAAAAAATGATAGCATTTCTTTAGATGAATATATTAGTAGATATTATAAGTCATCAAAAGGTTGCTGTTAG
- a CDS encoding integrase core domain-containing protein: MDSSLVMKVLNEALYKYGVPEIFNTDQGSQYTSNIHIQTLLDKKITISMDGKGRATDNICIERFWRSAKCERFYLNQYPGIVELRNDVDDYIDLYNNRRFHESINYKKPMEFYYDNLLEKRAA, encoded by the coding sequence ATGGATAGTAGTTTAGTTATGAAAGTTTTAAATGAAGCTCTGTATAAATATGGAGTACCAGAAATATTTAACACTGATCAAGGTAGCCAGTACACATCTAACATTCATATCCAAACATTATTAGATAAAAAAATTACTATATCTATGGATGGTAAAGGTAGAGCAACTGATAACATTTGCATCGAAAGATTTTGGAGAAGTGCTAAATGTGAGAGATTTTATTTAAATCAATATCCTGGCATTGTTGAACTAAGAAACGATGTGGATGATTATATAGATCTTTATAATAATAGAAGATTTCATGAGTCTATCAATTATAAAAAACCTATGGAATTTTATTACGATAACTTATTGGAAAAACGGGCGGCTTAG
- a CDS encoding IS3 family transposase, which yields MSKKRVTYTADFKAKVIIELLEGDMTVNEIASKYDLLPKNVHNWKQQFLSNACLAFDKSSVVKEYKQEIDELRKDKDATSKKLVEVIVERDFLMGKLKSLVSSNDRVNSVDTKLELSLNNQLKLLSVSKSVYYYTPISKFSSNDDIKLLNAIDLIHTKHPYYGTRRLVKLLNRLGFLVGRKLIKSAMEFMGIKALYPKKKTTVINKQDKKYPYLLNVFKNETNQVVIDKANKVWSADITYIRLECGYAYLVAIIDWHSKKILAWKISNTMDTHLTTSVLKEALFKYGKPDIFNSDQGTQYTAKEHIKILSDNKINISMDAKGRSIDNIAIERFWRTLKYENVYPASYITMKEAKVGIKEYIDIYNNERLHSSIGYMTPDEVYSGILDAA from the coding sequence ATGAGTAAAAAAAGAGTAACGTATACAGCTGATTTTAAAGCTAAAGTAATTATAGAATTGCTAGAAGGCGATATGACAGTTAATGAGATAGCAAGTAAGTATGATTTACTTCCTAAAAACGTGCACAATTGGAAGCAGCAATTTTTATCTAATGCTTGCTTAGCATTTGATAAAAGCTCTGTTGTTAAGGAGTATAAGCAGGAAATAGATGAGCTTAGAAAAGATAAAGATGCAACAAGTAAAAAACTAGTCGAGGTAATAGTAGAGAGGGATTTTTTAATGGGAAAGCTAAAAAGCTTGGTATCATCAAATGATAGAGTAAACTCTGTAGATACTAAGCTAGAATTATCTTTAAATAATCAGCTTAAACTATTATCTGTATCTAAGAGTGTGTACTATTATACACCAATATCAAAATTTAGTAGTAATGATGATATTAAACTATTAAATGCAATAGATTTGATACATACTAAACATCCATATTATGGTACGAGAAGGCTAGTAAAGTTGCTAAATAGATTAGGATTTCTAGTTGGAAGGAAGCTAATCAAAAGTGCTATGGAATTCATGGGTATTAAGGCATTGTATCCTAAAAAAAAGACAACTGTCATTAATAAGCAAGACAAGAAATATCCATACTTACTTAATGTATTTAAAAATGAGACGAATCAGGTTGTTATAGATAAAGCTAATAAGGTATGGAGTGCTGATATCACGTATATTAGACTAGAATGTGGGTATGCATATTTAGTAGCCATAATAGATTGGCATAGCAAGAAAATACTAGCTTGGAAGATTTCTAATACTATGGATACACATCTAACAACTAGTGTGTTAAAAGAAGCGTTATTTAAATATGGTAAACCTGATATCTTTAACTCTGATCAAGGAACTCAATATACAGCAAAAGAGCATATTAAAATATTATCTGATAATAAAATAAATATATCTATGGATGCTAAAGGAAGATCTATAGATAATATTGCAATTGAGAGATTTTGGAGAACACTGAAATATGAAAATGTTTATCCGGCATCATATATAACTATGAAAGAGGCTAAAGTAGGTATCAAAGAATATATTGATATTTACAACAATGAAAGACTACATTCTAGTATTGGATATATGACTCCTGATGAAGTATATTCTGGTATTTTAGATGCTGCATAA
- a CDS encoding gamma-glutamylcyclotransferase, with product MITNIDIEDQLPIIWAREMVGRSYNPQWVDANYEGQKIKVLTFVINKESQAYITNLSLAQKAKRIAFAEGSIGTNREYLYQTMDYLNKNKIRDENLELLYKEVRKIRNNI from the coding sequence ATGATCACAAATATAGATATAGAAGATCAACTTCCTATTATTTGGGCTCGTGAAATGGTCGGAAGATCTTATAATCCACAGTGGGTTGATGCAAATTATGAAGGACAAAAAATAAAAGTACTAACATTTGTAATAAATAAAGAAAGTCAAGCTTATATTACAAATTTATCGCTTGCTCAGAAAGCAAAAAGAATTGCTTTTGCAGAAGGGTCTATAGGAACAAATAGAGAATATTTATATCAAACTATGGACTATTTAAATAAAAATAAAATACGTGATGAAAACCTAGAATTACTTTATAAAGAGGTTCGTAAAATACGAAATAATATATAG
- a CDS encoding IS3 family transposase, which translates to MGWKVTQPRVSKRMKLLGLHAKAARKHKKTTDSNHNKHVYDNLLEQNFTALSVNHRWVTDITYVPTQEGWLYLCVIIDLFSRSVIGWAMDSRMKADLVCNALNMAFFRRNFPSGVIIHSDKGSQYCSKQYQDIIKEHWLLSSMSSKGCCYDNAACESFFGTLKVELVHDESYKTREEAKLSIFEYIEAYYNTKRRHSTINYMTPYQFEYIMENEVVNCPKLTG; encoded by the coding sequence ATGGGTTGGAAAGTTACTCAACCTAGAGTATCTAAACGTATGAAATTACTTGGTTTACATGCTAAAGCGGCTCGTAAGCATAAGAAAACTACAGATTCTAACCACAACAAACATGTTTATGATAATTTATTAGAACAAAACTTCACTGCTTTATCTGTAAATCATAGGTGGGTTACAGATATAACTTATGTACCTACACAAGAGGGGTGGCTGTATCTTTGTGTGATTATAGATTTATTCTCAAGATCAGTTATTGGTTGGGCAATGGATTCTAGGATGAAAGCGGATTTAGTTTGTAATGCTTTAAATATGGCATTCTTTAGAAGAAATTTTCCTAGTGGTGTGATTATACACTCTGATAAAGGGTCACAGTACTGTAGCAAACAATATCAAGACATTATTAAAGAACACTGGCTACTATCAAGTATGAGCTCTAAAGGATGCTGTTACGATAATGCTGCTTGTGAAAGTTTCTTTGGAACTTTAAAAGTAGAGTTAGTACATGATGAAAGCTATAAAACTAGAGAAGAAGCTAAACTATCAATATTTGAATATATTGAAGCTTACTATAATACAAAAAGGAGACATTCTACAATAAATTATATGACTCCATATCAATTTGAATATATAATGGAAAATGAAGTAGTAAACTGTCCCAAATTGACGGGGTAG